In Nitrospira sp., one genomic interval encodes:
- a CDS encoding restriction endonuclease subunit S, with the protein MTLHAHSWPETRIGDIGEVFTGRTPPTERQSYFGGEFPFITPTDMHQGKFARSTQRTISNEGAELLKRIQIPPNSICVSCIGWQMGEVIMTDRPSFTNQQINTIVPNGKVDPSFLFYSLLPRKSELLSLGAATGVRTPILNKSAFCDIKVKIPVLPLQRRIAGILSAYDDLIENNQRRIKILEEMAQSLYREWFVHFRFPGHDKVKMVSSPLGSIPQGWGGRFGDLVTIERDGINPFEFPQELFEHFSIPAFDNGRQPATELGETILSGKYCINSSCVLLSKLNPRIPRIWLPATSDQRRAITSTEFLVLKPRPGTTREFIYAKCCSEEFAGQFASLAIGTSTSHQRVKPENLLTIPGTVSDRSIIERFSSVVAPMLLLSQQLRGKTQNLRRTRDLLLPRLLSGQIAVKEN; encoded by the coding sequence GTGACGTTGCACGCACACAGCTGGCCTGAAACGAGAATTGGAGATATTGGAGAGGTCTTCACAGGTCGGACTCCGCCGACCGAGCGACAATCCTACTTTGGGGGAGAATTTCCGTTCATAACGCCCACAGATATGCATCAAGGAAAGTTCGCCAGATCTACACAACGGACTATTTCGAATGAGGGTGCAGAGCTACTGAAACGGATTCAAATCCCGCCAAACAGCATTTGCGTCTCCTGCATTGGCTGGCAGATGGGCGAGGTGATCATGACCGATCGCCCATCGTTCACCAACCAACAAATCAACACTATCGTTCCCAATGGGAAGGTCGACCCATCATTTCTGTTCTATTCGCTGCTCCCCCGAAAGAGCGAGCTGCTTTCGCTCGGCGCCGCTACTGGAGTCAGAACGCCGATCTTGAACAAGTCCGCTTTCTGCGACATTAAGGTAAAAATTCCCGTGCTGCCGCTCCAACGCCGAATCGCAGGCATCCTGTCGGCCTATGACGACCTAATCGAGAACAACCAGCGGCGCATCAAGATTCTGGAAGAGATGGCCCAATCCCTCTACCGCGAGTGGTTCGTGCACTTCCGCTTCCCCGGCCACGATAAAGTCAAAATGGTTTCTTCTCCCCTCGGCTCTATCCCACAAGGGTGGGGAGGTCGATTTGGTGATCTTGTCACTATCGAGCGTGATGGCATCAACCCATTTGAGTTTCCCCAAGAACTGTTCGAACACTTCAGCATTCCTGCATTCGACAATGGCCGACAACCAGCAACCGAACTGGGTGAGACGATTTTGAGCGGGAAATACTGCATCAATAGTTCATGTGTCTTACTCTCCAAGCTCAACCCACGAATCCCACGAATTTGGCTCCCAGCAACAAGTGACCAGCGTCGCGCCATCACTTCGACTGAATTCCTCGTCCTGAAACCACGGCCAGGAACCACTCGTGAATTTATTTATGCCAAATGTTGTTCTGAAGAGTTCGCGGGTCAGTTCGCCAGTCTCGCAATAGGCACGTCAACTAGTCATCAACGCGTCAAGCCCGAAAACCTCCTTACGATCCCAGGCACCGTATCCGATCGATCGATAATCGAACGGTTTTCCTCAGTTGTCGCCCCAATGTTGCTACTCAGCCAACAGCTTCGAGGGAAAACTCAGAATCTCCGCCGCACCCGAGACCTGCTACTCCCGCGGCTGCTGTCAGGGCAGATAGCAGTGAAGGAGAACTGA
- a CDS encoding peptidylprolyl isomerase: MTIQFQKKDPRATITTKFGEIKIRFYPDDAPRHVENFINLAKMGFYDDTTFHRVIPGFLIQGGDPLSKQPERHLHGTGGPGYFLNPEPNDRPHKRGALSMAKMPRDGTSTRDFNDNGSQFFICLDDNSGLDRRYSVFGEIFRGIEVIDLIAKVARDERDNPLEPIRMKVTVKE; this comes from the coding sequence ATGACGATCCAATTCCAGAAGAAAGATCCGCGGGCCACGATCACCACGAAGTTCGGCGAGATCAAGATCCGGTTCTATCCGGACGACGCGCCGCGCCATGTCGAAAACTTCATCAACCTGGCCAAGATGGGCTTCTACGACGACACGACGTTCCATCGCGTGATCCCGGGCTTTCTCATCCAGGGCGGCGACCCCTTGAGCAAACAGCCCGAGCGTCACCTGCACGGGACCGGCGGCCCCGGCTATTTCCTCAACCCCGAACCCAACGATCGCCCGCACAAACGCGGCGCGCTCTCCATGGCCAAGATGCCTCGCGACGGGACGAGCACCAGGGACTTCAACGACAACGGCTCGCAGTTCTTCATCTGCCTCGATGACAACAGCGGGCTCGATCGTCGCTATTCGGTCTTCGGCGAAATCTTTCGCGGCATCGAGGTGATCGACCTGATCGCCAAGGTGGCGCGCGATGAACGCGACAACCCGCTGGAGCCGATCCGCATGAAGGTGACGGTGAAGGAGTAA
- a CDS encoding TonB family protein yields MNRHFLHVTFCLSRSIILLLLAGCITPERVSFEPRISDRSELAHVISHKVQSGFRYPDRAKTEGWEGWVLVEALIKSDGSLAGLEVYRHSGCTDLIVDAIETVERSFPISAHIPLERNELLSVAVPIHYELDQASRSHPFGVLQRLIADSLTRTVRAIQQYPEEAKHAAREGIVMTKVLVEADGTIIDAQIQESSGHPDLDAHALATIQSVGSVYDRRCSPDPRRVEVQFPIQYALPAPDRAALQGGRHDYTWLARDVFAKFTDIGFYPAQAVESGWEGTVVVSTIIRSDGTIPYSWIDRSSGIPLLDQAAMQSVRGLSPLKLRHPLGQAKVIVTLPITYSTTSRP; encoded by the coding sequence ATGAACCGTCACTTTCTTCATGTCACTTTCTGCCTCTCGCGCTCGATTATTCTCCTGCTTCTAGCGGGTTGTATCACTCCAGAGAGAGTCTCGTTCGAGCCGCGAATCTCCGATCGCAGCGAACTCGCCCATGTCATCAGCCACAAAGTACAGTCCGGCTTCAGATATCCTGATCGGGCGAAGACGGAGGGTTGGGAGGGATGGGTCCTCGTCGAGGCGTTGATTAAGTCGGACGGCAGTCTGGCCGGCTTGGAGGTATATCGTCACTCAGGCTGCACGGACCTGATAGTGGATGCAATCGAGACGGTTGAGCGAAGTTTTCCTATTTCAGCCCATATCCCGTTAGAGCGAAACGAGCTGTTATCCGTTGCTGTCCCGATCCATTACGAACTTGACCAGGCATCCAGGAGTCATCCTTTCGGTGTTCTGCAGCGGTTGATTGCGGATTCACTCACAAGAACGGTCCGCGCCATTCAGCAATATCCCGAAGAGGCAAAACACGCTGCGCGGGAAGGGATCGTCATGACCAAGGTTCTCGTGGAAGCGGACGGCACCATCATCGATGCGCAGATTCAGGAAAGCTCCGGCCACCCAGACCTCGACGCGCATGCGCTTGCAACCATTCAGAGCGTGGGGTCGGTCTACGATCGACGCTGCTCGCCCGATCCCCGGAGGGTTGAAGTCCAGTTTCCCATCCAATATGCATTACCTGCTCCGGATCGAGCGGCTCTCCAGGGAGGCCGCCATGATTACACCTGGCTCGCAAGAGATGTGTTTGCTAAATTTACGGACATCGGGTTTTATCCTGCGCAGGCTGTTGAGAGCGGATGGGAGGGCACGGTGGTAGTGTCCACCATCATCAGATCGGACGGCACCATTCCGTATAGCTGGATCGACAGAAGTTCGGGCATCCCCCTGCTGGACCAGGCCGCCATGCAGAGCGTACGCGGCCTTTCTCCATTGAAGCTGAGACATCCGCTTGGTCAAGCCAAAGTCATTGTGACCCTTCCCATAACCTATTCGACCACGTCGAGGCCGTGA
- the amrB gene encoding AmmeMemoRadiSam system protein B: MDATTAAPKDPALCPLLRNLQFTPIKQGEEQYVVLWDPTGLSKEKLVLPLNYFFIVQHLDGEHSLPEIGTIYLKRFGEFLMPNKVEQLIADLDEKLFLEGERAEQAKRQALDAYRQAPHRIAAFAGRSYEADGAKLRAQIKGFFTSKEGPEIKASEHAGKPIKGLVAPTYEPKHAGPVYAWAYKELQEAQQPELYVLLGTAFSGLEQLVAVTDKDFETPLGVVPVERSVTDVLRAQLPMVFNEELVHQNEHALEFQLPFLQASLGKDRPFRIVPILTSFSADSLRDAQVREKVETFLRVLKEALSAYGKPYCVVAGAELAHIGMRYGDSAPPTDFSFHRCMQTDLEMLKHVENREPEEFARFIQKENDQRRISGFSPIYLLLRLIQAETGQVLRYDRGITDQYNSTVTYASMTFF, from the coding sequence ATGGACGCCACCACCGCCGCACCAAAAGATCCTGCGCTCTGTCCGCTGCTCCGCAATCTGCAGTTCACGCCCATCAAGCAGGGTGAAGAGCAGTACGTCGTGCTCTGGGACCCGACCGGATTGAGCAAGGAGAAGCTGGTCCTGCCGCTGAACTATTTCTTCATCGTGCAGCACCTGGACGGCGAACACAGTCTGCCCGAGATCGGGACGATTTACCTGAAGCGCTTCGGCGAATTTCTCATGCCCAACAAGGTCGAGCAACTCATCGCCGACCTGGACGAGAAACTCTTTCTGGAAGGGGAACGGGCGGAACAGGCTAAACGGCAGGCACTGGACGCCTACCGGCAAGCGCCCCACCGGATAGCCGCCTTTGCAGGCCGCAGTTACGAAGCCGATGGGGCCAAGCTGCGCGCCCAGATCAAGGGCTTCTTCACGTCGAAGGAAGGGCCGGAGATCAAGGCCTCGGAACATGCGGGGAAGCCCATCAAGGGGCTGGTGGCTCCGACCTACGAACCCAAACATGCCGGGCCGGTCTATGCCTGGGCCTACAAGGAACTGCAGGAGGCCCAGCAACCGGAACTCTACGTGTTGCTCGGCACGGCCTTCTCCGGTCTGGAGCAACTGGTCGCGGTGACGGATAAGGATTTTGAAACGCCGCTGGGCGTCGTGCCGGTCGAACGGAGCGTGACCGACGTGCTACGCGCGCAGCTACCCATGGTCTTCAACGAGGAGTTGGTCCATCAAAACGAACATGCCTTGGAATTCCAATTGCCATTTTTGCAAGCAAGCCTCGGGAAGGACCGGCCCTTCCGCATCGTCCCCATCCTCACGTCGTTCTCGGCGGACAGCCTCCGCGACGCCCAGGTACGCGAGAAGGTGGAGACGTTCCTGCGGGTCTTGAAGGAAGCCCTGTCGGCCTACGGCAAGCCCTACTGCGTGGTGGCCGGGGCGGAACTCGCCCACATCGGCATGCGCTACGGCGACTCGGCGCCGCCGACTGATTTCTCCTTCCACCGCTGTATGCAGACCGATTTGGAGATGCTCAAACACGTGGAGAATCGCGAGCCAGAAGAATTCGCCAGGTTCATCCAGAAGGAAAACGACCAGCGCCGCATCTCGGGCTTCTCGCCCATCTACCTGCTGCTGCGTTTGATCCAGGCGGAAACGGGGCAGGTGCTGCGCTACGACCGCGGCATCACCGATCAATACAATTCCACGGTCACCTACGCCAGCATGACCTTCTTCTAG
- a CDS encoding glutamate mutase L, protein MTAPQASPQPASDRPLHVIVATDCGSTTTKAILIERIGDEYRQTYRGEAPTTVEAPYEDVTRGVLNAIAEIEELSGRTILDGDHIITPNQAGQGDPKRGVDIYVSTSSAGGGLQMMVTGVVQNMTGESAQRAALGAGAIVIDVLASNDGRMPYEKIERIRSMRPDMILMSGGTDGGAVTHVVEMAEYIAAAEPRPRFGSTYRLPLVYAGNKDAQPQIQKILGEKTALELADNLRPVLERENLAPARNKIHDLFLEHVMQQAPGYKKLIEMAGAPIMPTPAAVGVIMETIAKREGINLIGVDIGGATTDVFSVFGGTFNRTVSANLGMSYSISNVLAEAGLDNIMRWVPFTIDEQSLRNRIKNKMVRPTTIPQTLDELQIEHAIAREALRLALIHHKSLAAGLKGVQQERTISDVFEQQTSGKTLIDLLKLDLIVGSGGILSHAPRRVQSMLMMVDAYEPLGVTTLSVDSIFMMPHLGVLSTINEQAATDVFIRDCMVYLGTCIAPIGKGKDGDRCADYEIAMPDGRIEKGTLAFGDLKLIPLTHDQQATVTMQPTKQVDLGNGPGQSLTRTVQGGVVGLMLDGRGRPLQLPSDQQARVAALKRWYQAVDLYPQSGF, encoded by the coding sequence ATGACCGCTCCGCAGGCGTCTCCACAGCCAGCCAGCGATCGGCCCTTGCACGTCATCGTCGCTACCGACTGCGGCAGCACTACCACCAAAGCCATCCTGATCGAACGCATCGGCGACGAATATCGCCAGACCTATCGCGGCGAAGCGCCCACCACCGTCGAGGCGCCTTATGAAGATGTCACCCGCGGGGTGTTGAATGCCATCGCGGAGATCGAAGAACTCTCCGGGCGCACGATCCTCGACGGCGATCACATCATCACGCCCAACCAGGCGGGGCAGGGCGATCCGAAGCGGGGCGTGGATATCTACGTCTCGACGAGCAGCGCTGGCGGCGGCTTGCAGATGATGGTGACCGGCGTGGTGCAGAACATGACCGGGGAAAGCGCCCAACGGGCGGCCCTCGGCGCAGGCGCCATCGTGATCGACGTGCTGGCCTCCAACGACGGGCGGATGCCTTACGAAAAGATCGAGCGGATCCGCAGCATGCGCCCGGACATGATCCTGATGTCCGGCGGCACCGACGGGGGCGCCGTGACACATGTCGTGGAAATGGCGGAATACATCGCGGCGGCGGAACCGCGCCCGCGCTTCGGCAGCACCTACCGACTGCCGCTGGTCTATGCGGGCAACAAGGATGCACAGCCGCAGATCCAGAAGATTCTCGGCGAGAAGACGGCGCTGGAGTTGGCCGACAACCTCAGGCCCGTCCTCGAACGGGAAAACCTCGCGCCCGCGCGCAACAAGATTCACGACCTCTTTCTCGAACATGTCATGCAGCAGGCACCGGGGTACAAAAAGCTCATCGAGATGGCCGGCGCGCCCATCATGCCGACGCCGGCCGCCGTCGGCGTCATCATGGAGACCATCGCCAAGCGCGAGGGCATCAATTTGATCGGCGTAGACATCGGCGGCGCCACCACCGACGTGTTTTCGGTCTTCGGCGGCACCTTCAACCGCACCGTGAGCGCGAACCTCGGCATGTCCTACAGCATTTCGAACGTGTTGGCCGAGGCAGGACTCGACAACATCATGCGCTGGGTGCCGTTCACCATCGACGAGCAGAGTCTGCGCAACCGTATCAAGAACAAGATGGTGCGGCCCACGACGATTCCGCAAACACTCGACGAACTCCAGATCGAACATGCCATCGCCCGGGAAGCCCTGCGGCTCGCCCTCATTCACCACAAGTCGCTCGCGGCGGGCCTCAAGGGCGTGCAGCAAGAACGGACGATCTCCGACGTGTTCGAGCAGCAGACCTCCGGCAAGACCTTGATCGATCTCCTGAAGCTGGACCTGATCGTGGGCAGCGGCGGCATCCTCTCGCATGCGCCGCGCCGCGTGCAATCCATGCTGATGATGGTGGACGCCTACGAGCCGCTCGGCGTCACGACCCTCTCGGTGGACAGCATCTTCATGATGCCCCACTTGGGCGTGCTCTCCACCATCAACGAGCAGGCGGCGACCGACGTCTTCATACGGGATTGCATGGTCTATCTCGGCACCTGCATCGCGCCGATCGGCAAGGGCAAGGACGGTGACCGTTGCGCGGACTATGAAATTGCCATGCCGGACGGACGGATCGAGAAGGGGACGCTGGCGTTCGGCGATCTGAAACTAATCCCGCTGACGCACGACCAACAGGCCACGGTTACGATGCAGCCGACCAAACAGGTCGACCTCGGCAACGGGCCGGGACAGAGTCTGACACGCACGGTACAGGGCGGAGTCGTCGGGCTCATGCTCGATGGACGCGGCAGGCCGTTACAGTTGCCGAGCGACCAACAGGCTCGTGTGGCCGCCTTGAAGCGGTGGTATCAGGCCGTCGATCTCTATCCACAAAGCGGCTTCTAG
- a CDS encoding non-heme iron oxygenase ferredoxin subunit gives MGELIRVAGTGDVKPGSGMVAEVNGKAIALFNVEGTFYAIDNTCVHRGGPLGEGDVEGDVVSCPWHNWQFNVKTGACVNNPSAKVTTYEVTVEGNDIKVRL, from the coding sequence ATGGGTGAGTTGATTCGCGTCGCAGGAACAGGGGATGTCAAACCGGGCAGCGGGATGGTGGCGGAAGTGAACGGCAAAGCCATCGCACTGTTCAACGTCGAGGGCACGTTCTATGCCATCGACAACACGTGCGTCCATCGAGGCGGCCCGTTGGGGGAAGGCGATGTCGAGGGCGACGTGGTCTCCTGTCCCTGGCACAATTGGCAATTCAACGTAAAGACCGGCGCCTGCGTCAACAACCCGTCGGCGAAAGTCACGACCTACGAAGTGACCGTGGAAGGCAACGACATCAAGGTTCGTTTGTAA
- a CDS encoding Mrp/NBP35 family ATP-binding protein, whose translation MAEQQGGAPQQGDASTRPNIIPGVKHVIAVSSGKGGVGKSTVSVNLAVALALSGAKVGLLDADIYGPNIPMMMGVEKTPEQQDGKITPAESHGVKLISMGFFVPEDTAVVWRGPMVHTAIQQLFRDVLWGELDYLLIDLPPGTGDAQLTLTQLVPLAGAITVTTPQEVALHDVRKGMMMFQKVNVPLLGIIENMSFFVCGHCGERTEIFSHGGGERAAEKLGIPFLGRVPIDPAIRAGGDSGNPIVVAKPDSPQAKAFREIADKIAAALQKGGAGAAKSRIESLLQKIKRPATGN comes from the coding sequence ATGGCGGAACAACAAGGCGGCGCGCCCCAACAGGGGGATGCGTCCACCCGACCCAATATCATTCCCGGCGTGAAACATGTGATCGCCGTCAGCAGCGGTAAGGGCGGAGTCGGCAAGTCCACGGTCTCCGTCAACCTGGCGGTCGCTCTGGCACTGAGCGGCGCCAAAGTCGGCCTGCTCGATGCGGATATCTATGGTCCGAATATCCCCATGATGATGGGCGTCGAAAAGACGCCCGAGCAACAGGACGGCAAGATCACCCCGGCCGAAAGTCACGGCGTCAAATTGATCTCGATGGGCTTTTTCGTACCGGAAGACACGGCGGTGGTCTGGCGCGGACCGATGGTGCATACGGCCATCCAACAGCTCTTCCGCGATGTATTGTGGGGCGAGTTGGATTACCTGCTGATCGACCTGCCGCCCGGCACGGGCGACGCGCAACTGACCCTCACGCAACTCGTGCCGCTGGCCGGCGCGATCACGGTGACGACGCCGCAGGAAGTCGCGCTGCACGACGTGCGCAAAGGCATGATGATGTTCCAAAAGGTGAACGTGCCGCTGCTCGGGATCATCGAAAACATGAGCTTCTTCGTCTGCGGGCATTGCGGCGAACGGACCGAAATCTTCTCCCACGGGGGGGGCGAGCGCGCGGCGGAAAAACTCGGCATTCCGTTCCTCGGGCGGGTGCCCATCGATCCCGCCATTCGGGCGGGAGGAGACTCCGGCAATCCGATCGTCGTCGCGAAGCCCGATTCGCCGCAAGCGAAGGCCTTCCGTGAGATCGCCGACAAGATCGCCGCGGCCCTGCAGAAGGGCGGGGCGGGGGCGGCGAAGAGCCGCATCGAGAGTCTCTTGCAGAAAATCAAACGACCGGCTACCGGCAACTGA
- a CDS encoding fatty acid desaturase: MGDSSAQSTCWGTVSLFTAITLLTLIGVPLFAYFYDYTALDWVLLGVLYIVTGLGITVGYHRLFTHRSFESHPWVKACLLIAGGWAMQNSALLWCSDHIRHHAHTDEEIDPYNARKGFWHSHVGWLFKNTPYREDRFGAKLRTDPMVMWQHRYYWPIAVSGLLLPFTAGYLNNGVSGGLGCFLLAGLLRVVLVLNSTFTINSLCHMVGSQPHGTQDSSRDSWLISFISFGEGYHNYHHTYSRDYRNGSKWYNFDPSKWLIYSLSLFGWTYNLHRERT; encoded by the coding sequence ATGGGCGACTCGTCCGCACAATCCACCTGCTGGGGCACCGTGTCCCTGTTCACCGCGATCACCCTCCTGACCCTCATCGGAGTGCCGCTCTTCGCCTATTTCTATGACTATACGGCTCTCGATTGGGTGCTGCTCGGCGTCCTCTATATCGTGACGGGTCTGGGTATCACCGTGGGGTATCATCGTCTGTTCACCCATCGCAGTTTCGAGAGCCATCCCTGGGTCAAGGCCTGCCTGCTCATTGCGGGGGGGTGGGCGATGCAGAATTCCGCGCTGCTCTGGTGCTCGGACCACATCCGTCACCATGCCCACACCGACGAGGAAATCGATCCGTACAACGCCCGCAAGGGCTTCTGGCATAGCCATGTGGGCTGGTTGTTCAAGAACACGCCCTACCGAGAGGACCGGTTCGGCGCGAAACTCCGCACCGACCCGATGGTCATGTGGCAACACCGATACTACTGGCCCATTGCGGTGTCTGGTTTGCTCCTGCCGTTCACGGCCGGATACCTCAACAACGGGGTTTCCGGCGGGCTGGGCTGTTTCCTGTTGGCCGGGCTGCTCCGCGTCGTGCTGGTGCTGAATTCGACCTTCACCATCAACTCCCTCTGCCACATGGTCGGAAGCCAGCCGCACGGCACGCAGGACAGCAGCCGCGATAGCTGGTTGATCTCGTTCATCAGCTTCGGCGAGGGCTACCACAACTACCACCACACCTATTCGCGCGACTACCGTAACGGATCGAAATGGTATAACTTCGACCCCTCCAAGTGGCTGATCTATTCCCTATCCCTGTTCGGCTGGACCTACAACCTCCACCGGGAACGTACGTAG